Proteins encoded together in one Lathyrus oleraceus cultivar Zhongwan6 chromosome 5, CAAS_Psat_ZW6_1.0, whole genome shotgun sequence window:
- the LOC127080293 gene encoding uncharacterized protein LOC127080293 — MESSKRNIYSFKFKDPDLKNLRNLVSQMHLVYRINFGKNYDNLLSILNQQVDHTTLITLAQFYDLPLRCFTFQDFQLAPTLEEFEHLVRIPMKDKPLFVGIDESLPLEVIASALHMDEKEAKDNLETKGNTKGFSLSFLLERAHTLLKAESWDACYSAIALAIYGIVLFPNMDGFVDMTAICVFLTGNPVPTLLADVYYHISHRYTKKKGLIACCAPLLYQWFLEHLPKTGAWVEQSYVSWSQRLGSLQSEDLSWYSKEYINIDIIFSCGDFPNLPLIGTQGCVNANPVLSLRQLGYPMEGPPEANSLEAFLLLDFGVENPSLFQRIKEAWKDINRKGKAELGRANGITKEPYF, encoded by the coding sequence atggaatcaagcaaaagaaacatttacTCCTTCAAGTTCAAGGATCCCGATCTGAAGAATTTACGTAACTTGGTCTCTCAGATGCACCTTGTATACAGAATCAACTTTGGAAAGAATTATGACAATTTGCTCAGCATCCTCAATCAACAAGTCGACCATACAACCTTGATCACTTTAGCCCAATTTTATGACttacctttaagatgcttcacattccaagacttccaGCTAGCACCAACGTTGGAAGAATTCGAGCATCTTGTTAGGATTCCTATGAAGGACAAGCCACTATTTGTAGGGATAGATGAATCTTTGCCCCTCGAGGTCATTGCCAGTGCGCTTCACATGGATGAAAAGGAAGCAAAAGACAATTTAGAGACCAAAGGAAATACCAAAGGGTTTTCACTAAGTTTTCTTTTGGAAAGAGCTCATACCCTGTTAAAGGCAGAAAGTTGGGATGCTTGTTACTCTGCTATTGCATTGGCTATCTACGGCATCGTCCTGTTCCCTAATATGGATGGTTTCGTAGACATGACTGCCATTTGTGTCTTCCTTACTGGGAACCCAGTACCCACTTTGTTAGCCGATGTCTATTATCACATAAGTCATAGGTATACTAAGAAGAAGGGGttgattgcttgttgtgctcctttattGTATCAGTGGTTTCTGGAACATCTTCCGAAGACAGGTGCTTGGGTTGAACAGTCATATGTTAGTTGGTCTCAGAGATTGGGATCACTCCAATCTGAAGATCTCTCTTGGTACTCCAAAGAATATATCAACATAGATATCATATTCAGTTGTGGAGATTTCCCAAATCTACCGCTCattggaactcaaggatgtgtAAATGCTAATCCAGTTCTATCGCTCAGACAACTTGGCTACCCAATGGAAGGCCCTCCAGAGGCAAATtctttggaagctttcttgttACTTGACTTTGGGGTTGAGAATCCTAGCTTATTCCAGCGAATTAAAGAAGCTTGGAAGGATATCAATCGAAAAGGGAAAGCTGAGTTAGGGAGAGCGaatgggattacaaaagaaccatattttTAG